Proteins from a genomic interval of Sphingobacterium lactis:
- the leuD gene encoding 3-isopropylmalate dehydratase small subunit has product MKKFEKLSSRVVPLPIENIDTDQIIPARFLKATTREGFGNNLFRDWRYDSNDQPKADFVMNNPTYSGKILVAGKNFGCGSSREHAAWAIQDYGFDVVVSSFFADIFKGNALNNGVLPITVPEEFLEKIFDQVFANPEAAINVDLEAQTITIADTGEQFEFEINPYKKSCLINGYDDIDFILSHKNEIEAFEQNRSN; this is encoded by the coding sequence ATGAAAAAATTCGAAAAATTAAGTTCTCGCGTAGTTCCACTACCGATAGAAAATATTGATACAGACCAAATTATTCCCGCGCGTTTCCTGAAGGCAACCACGCGAGAGGGATTTGGAAACAATTTATTCCGCGATTGGCGTTATGACAGCAATGACCAGCCCAAGGCTGATTTTGTGATGAACAACCCCACCTATAGCGGGAAGATCCTCGTTGCCGGCAAAAACTTCGGCTGTGGCTCCTCTCGGGAGCATGCCGCTTGGGCAATCCAGGATTATGGCTTTGATGTCGTGGTCAGCTCTTTCTTTGCCGATATCTTCAAAGGAAATGCCCTGAACAATGGCGTCTTGCCGATCACCGTACCGGAAGAATTTTTGGAAAAGATCTTTGACCAGGTATTTGCTAATCCAGAAGCAGCGATCAACGTGGATCTCGAAGCGCAGACCATTACCATTGCGGACACTGGCGAGCAATTCGAATTCGAGATCAATCCATACAAGAAATCCTGTTTAATCAATGGCTATGATGACATCGACTTTATCCTGAGCCATAAAAACGAAATCGAAGCATTCGAGCAAAATAGATCAAATTAG
- the leuC gene encoding 3-isopropylmalate dehydratase large subunit: MGKTLVEKIWDAHVVKRQAGFPDMLYIDTHLIHEVTSPQAFDGLRKRGLPVFRPDQTVATADHNVPTLNQHLPIKEELSRYQVDMLTKNCKEFGIELYGLGHPYQGIVHVIGPELGITLPGKTMVCGDSHTSTHGAFGAIAFGIGTSQVEQVFATQCLLQQKPKTMKIEVNGELGNGVGAKDIILYIISKISAAGGTGYFVEYAGSAIRSLSMEGRMTICNMSIEMGARGGLIAPDQTTFDYIHGREFAPIGEEWDKALAYWQTLYSDEDALFDEVLTFDAADIQPMITYGTNPGMGIGITEHIPTTDSQPDNEQPSYKKALDYMGFNDGEQVMGKPVDYVFIGSCTNSRIEDLRQVAAFVQGKHKAENVEVWIVPGSKQVEAQAKLEGIDKIFEEAGFMLREPGCSACLGMNEDKIPAGKYCVSTSNRNFEGRQGPNARTMLVSPLTAAAAAVTGKIVDVRELV, translated from the coding sequence ATGGGAAAAACATTAGTAGAAAAAATTTGGGATGCACATGTCGTCAAGCGTCAAGCGGGTTTTCCAGATATGTTATATATCGACACCCACCTGATCCATGAAGTGACCTCCCCACAGGCCTTCGATGGATTGCGCAAGAGAGGACTGCCAGTATTCCGTCCTGATCAAACTGTGGCAACTGCCGATCACAATGTACCCACATTGAACCAGCATTTGCCAATCAAAGAAGAACTTTCTCGCTACCAGGTCGACATGCTGACCAAGAACTGTAAGGAGTTCGGTATTGAGCTGTATGGCTTGGGCCACCCTTACCAAGGGATTGTCCATGTCATTGGCCCTGAATTGGGCATAACCTTACCTGGAAAGACAATGGTATGTGGAGATAGCCATACGTCTACCCATGGTGCCTTCGGAGCGATTGCCTTCGGTATTGGTACCTCCCAAGTGGAGCAGGTTTTTGCTACGCAATGTCTATTGCAGCAGAAACCGAAAACGATGAAAATCGAGGTCAACGGTGAACTCGGCAACGGAGTAGGTGCCAAGGACATCATCCTGTACATTATTTCAAAGATCTCTGCTGCCGGTGGTACAGGGTATTTTGTGGAATATGCAGGTTCGGCGATCCGCTCCCTGAGCATGGAAGGCCGTATGACCATCTGTAACATGAGTATTGAAATGGGTGCCCGTGGCGGTCTTATCGCACCGGATCAAACCACCTTCGATTATATCCACGGCCGCGAATTCGCACCTATAGGTGAAGAATGGGACAAAGCATTGGCCTATTGGCAAACCCTGTACTCGGATGAGGATGCTCTTTTCGATGAGGTATTAACCTTTGATGCAGCGGACATCCAACCGATGATTACCTATGGTACGAACCCAGGAATGGGCATCGGCATTACGGAGCATATCCCAACCACGGATTCCCAGCCGGATAACGAACAACCATCCTACAAAAAGGCGTTGGATTACATGGGCTTTAACGATGGCGAACAAGTGATGGGCAAACCCGTTGATTATGTGTTCATCGGTAGCTGTACCAACTCCCGCATTGAAGATTTACGTCAGGTTGCTGCCTTCGTACAGGGCAAGCACAAGGCGGAAAATGTCGAAGTATGGATCGTCCCGGGCTCGAAACAAGTGGAAGCACAAGCCAAATTGGAAGGGATCGACAAGATTTTCGAAGAAGCTGGCTTCATGCTCCGTGAACCGGGCTGCTCTGCTTGCTTAGGGATGAATGAAGATAAGATTCCAGCAGGAAAATACTGTGTTTCTACGTCCAACAGAAACTTTGAAGGTAGACAGGGGCCAAATGCGCGTACCATGCTGGTAAGCCCATTGACCGCTGCTGCAGCTGCCGTAACAGGCAAAATTGTGGATGTACGGGAATTGGTATAA
- the ilvC gene encoding ketol-acid reductoisomerase, with amino-acid sequence MANYFNTLPLREQLDQLGVAEFMDSAAFNEGVNALKGKKIVIVGCGAQGLNQGLNLRDSGLDVSYALRKEAIEQKRDSWKNATDNNFTVGTYEELIPNADLVINLTPDKQHTSVINAVMPLMKQGATLSYSHGFNIVEEGMQIRPDITVIMVAPKCPGSEVRAEYLRGFGVPTLIAVHPENDPQGKGWAEAKAYCAGTGGDRAGVLKSSFVAEVKSDLMGEQTILCGLLQTGSILSFDKMVEKGIDAGYASKLVQYGVEVITEALKHGGVSGMMDRLSNPAKIKAFELSEELKDIMRPLFQKHQDDIMSGEFSKTMMEDWANGDANLLKWRAETGETGFEKTPAGDVKISEQEYFDNYLLMVAFVRAGVELAFETMVEAGIKPESAYYESLHETPLIANTIARKKLFEMNRIISDTAEYGCYLFDQACKPLLADFMKKIDTDVVGKNYNEGKDGSVDNIKLVQINEILRNHEVEIVGRKLRKAMTAMKSIKTV; translated from the coding sequence ATGGCAAATTATTTCAACACATTACCACTTAGGGAACAGTTAGACCAATTAGGAGTCGCAGAATTTATGGATTCTGCAGCATTCAATGAAGGTGTAAATGCTTTAAAGGGTAAGAAAATCGTAATCGTAGGATGTGGAGCTCAAGGCTTGAACCAGGGCCTGAACTTGCGTGACAGTGGATTGGATGTTTCCTATGCATTGCGTAAAGAAGCTATTGAACAAAAGAGAGATTCTTGGAAAAATGCAACCGACAATAACTTTACCGTAGGTACGTATGAGGAATTGATTCCAAACGCGGACCTGGTGATCAACCTGACTCCGGATAAGCAGCATACTTCGGTCATCAATGCGGTCATGCCCTTGATGAAACAGGGTGCTACCCTATCCTACTCCCATGGATTCAATATCGTGGAAGAAGGAATGCAGATCCGTCCGGATATCACCGTGATCATGGTGGCACCGAAGTGTCCAGGATCGGAAGTGCGTGCAGAATACCTACGTGGATTCGGTGTGCCGACCCTTATCGCCGTACACCCTGAGAACGATCCGCAAGGTAAAGGCTGGGCGGAGGCAAAAGCCTATTGTGCAGGTACAGGTGGCGACCGCGCCGGGGTATTGAAATCATCGTTCGTTGCGGAAGTGAAATCCGACCTGATGGGCGAGCAGACCATCCTATGTGGACTGTTGCAAACGGGTTCTATCCTTTCCTTCGACAAGATGGTGGAAAAAGGAATCGATGCAGGTTATGCTTCTAAATTGGTGCAGTATGGTGTGGAAGTGATCACCGAAGCGTTGAAACATGGTGGTGTGAGCGGCATGATGGATCGCTTGAGCAACCCTGCGAAAATCAAAGCTTTTGAACTTTCCGAAGAATTGAAAGATATCATGCGTCCGTTATTCCAAAAACACCAGGACGATATCATGTCTGGAGAATTCTCCAAGACCATGATGGAAGACTGGGCGAATGGCGATGCGAACCTATTGAAATGGAGAGCGGAAACCGGTGAAACAGGATTCGAAAAAACACCTGCAGGAGATGTTAAAATTTCCGAACAGGAGTATTTCGACAATTACTTGTTGATGGTTGCTTTCGTTCGCGCCGGTGTAGAATTGGCTTTTGAGACCATGGTCGAAGCAGGTATCAAACCTGAATCCGCATACTACGAGTCCTTGCACGAAACACCATTGATCGCTAATACCATTGCGCGGAAGAAACTTTTCGAAATGAACCGCATCATCTCCGATACGGCAGAATACGGATGTTACCTGTTTGATCAAGCATGTAAACCGTTATTGGCAGACTTCATGAAGAAAATCGATACCGACGTGGTGGGCAAGAACTACAATGAAGGAAAAGATGGGTCTGTAGACAACATCAAACTGGTTCAGATTAACGAGATATTAAGAAATCATGAAGTAGAAATTGTGGGCAGGAAGTTGCGTAAAGCAATGACTGCAATGAAATCTATAAAAACTGTTTAA
- a CDS encoding DinB family protein, whose product MESVFKFIVDGRKAFINLIDELTLDQLNEIPAGFNNNIIWNFGHIVVSTQTLSYTRTGIKEGVDWVKYVAAYAKGTKPSYYVTQEEVDELKAIAIDSIKQIEADYHAGVFQTTTPYETATYGATLNSIADVLVTSIGHDNLHFGYATAQRRIINK is encoded by the coding sequence ATGGAGAGTGTTTTCAAATTTATTGTCGACGGACGTAAGGCTTTCATCAACCTGATCGATGAGCTTACCTTGGATCAATTGAACGAGATTCCAGCCGGCTTCAATAACAACATCATATGGAACTTTGGTCATATCGTGGTCAGCACGCAAACCTTGAGCTATACGCGGACGGGCATTAAAGAAGGTGTGGACTGGGTCAAGTACGTGGCTGCCTATGCCAAAGGAACAAAACCGAGCTACTACGTAACACAGGAAGAGGTAGACGAGCTGAAAGCAATCGCTATCGATTCCATCAAGCAGATTGAAGCGGATTATCATGCGGGAGTCTTCCAGACGACCACGCCTTACGAAACGGCTACCTATGGAGCTACACTGAACAGCATAGCAGATGTTCTCGTAACCTCCATTGGCCATGACAATCTGCACTTCGGCTATGCAACGGCCCAAAGAAGAATAATCAACAAATAA
- the ilvN gene encoding acetolactate synthase small subunit yields the protein MEKQEYTITIYTENSIGMIGRISGIFSRRKINIESLNTSPSEVEGIHRFTILITESEEVVRKLCRQIEKQVEVLKAYFNTNDELIWQEQALYKVPAEAIAEKVLVERLLRQYGANVVVIRNDYIVFETAGHREEIDRLTEELGKYSLIEFVRGARIAIIKDSAGFHTKLKQFEINEPAPDIVENEFLDQRDDVFTM from the coding sequence ATGGAAAAACAAGAATATACCATAACCATCTATACAGAGAATTCCATCGGGATGATCGGCCGTATATCCGGCATCTTCTCCAGACGGAAGATCAACATCGAGAGCTTGAACACTTCCCCTTCCGAAGTGGAAGGCATCCACCGTTTCACGATCCTGATCACCGAATCGGAAGAAGTGGTGCGTAAATTATGTCGGCAGATCGAAAAGCAAGTGGAGGTTTTGAAAGCTTATTTCAACACCAACGATGAGCTGATCTGGCAAGAGCAGGCCCTGTACAAGGTTCCGGCAGAAGCCATCGCGGAGAAAGTGTTGGTCGAACGCCTATTGCGTCAGTATGGCGCAAATGTCGTGGTTATCCGAAACGACTACATCGTCTTTGAAACAGCGGGACATCGCGAAGAGATCGATCGCCTAACGGAAGAATTGGGTAAATACAGCCTGATCGAGTTCGTGCGTGGCGCACGCATCGCCATCATCAAGGATAGCGCTGGTTTCCACACCAAGTTAAAGCAATTCGAGATCAACGAGCCGGCACCGGATATCGTGGAAAATGAATTCCTGGATCAACGGGACGATGTATTTACCATGTAA
- the ilvB gene encoding biosynthetic-type acetolactate synthase large subunit, whose product MTLETTEAKDARATAALTQKSGSQAVMEALIHEGVDTVFGYPGGAIMPIYDALYDYTDKLQHILVRHEQGGIHAAQGYARTSGRVGVAFATSGPGATNLVTGLADAMIDSNPIVCITGQVFASLLGTDAFQETDVVNITTPVTKWNYQVTDANEIPSVLAKAFYIAKTGRPGPVLIDITKNAQLQLFDYMGYEPCKHIRSYRPAPIVRKEYVEEAAKAINAAKKPFVLFGQGIILGKAEQELKTFLEKTGIPAASTVMGLSALETDHPLHVGMLGMHGNYAPNVMTNECDVLIAIGMRFDDRVTGRLDKYAKQAQVIHLDIDPAEIDKNVKAHVPVWGDCKETLPLLTSLVNQTDHAEWLAQFRELEKEEIKEVIQDELNPTGDVMTMGEVIKVLNELTGGDAVVVTDVGQHQMVTCRYAKFNSSKSNVTSGGLGTMGFGLPAAIGAWYGAPERDVVAIIGDGGIQMTIQELGTIMQFGAKVKILILNNEFLGMVRQWQQLFHDRRYSFVNITSPDFVAVAKGYYIDGNKVTEREKLKDALKTMLDHDGAYLLEVMVGKENNVFPMVAQGTSVSEIRLK is encoded by the coding sequence ATGACACTTGAAACAACGGAAGCAAAGGACGCCAGAGCAACAGCTGCATTAACGCAGAAGAGCGGATCGCAAGCTGTTATGGAAGCCTTAATCCACGAGGGCGTGGATACGGTATTCGGGTATCCGGGTGGGGCGATTATGCCAATTTATGATGCCTTGTATGACTATACAGACAAGCTGCAACATATTCTGGTCCGTCACGAACAAGGTGGAATTCATGCTGCGCAAGGATACGCACGTACATCAGGACGTGTGGGTGTGGCTTTTGCAACAAGCGGTCCTGGAGCCACCAACCTGGTGACAGGTTTGGCCGATGCGATGATCGATAGCAATCCGATTGTCTGCATTACCGGGCAGGTATTTGCCTCCCTATTGGGAACCGACGCCTTCCAAGAGACCGACGTCGTCAATATTACAACGCCGGTAACCAAATGGAACTACCAGGTAACCGATGCGAATGAAATCCCAAGTGTCCTGGCCAAGGCATTCTATATTGCCAAAACGGGAAGACCGGGGCCGGTTTTGATCGATATCACCAAAAATGCACAGCTGCAGTTGTTCGATTATATGGGCTATGAGCCGTGTAAGCATATCCGCAGTTACCGCCCTGCGCCTATCGTACGTAAAGAATACGTGGAGGAGGCAGCCAAGGCTATCAACGCAGCGAAAAAACCATTCGTTCTCTTCGGTCAGGGAATTATCCTAGGCAAGGCGGAGCAGGAATTGAAGACCTTCCTCGAAAAGACGGGCATTCCCGCGGCCTCTACCGTTATGGGTTTGAGCGCATTGGAAACAGACCATCCGCTGCATGTCGGCATGTTGGGGATGCACGGGAATTACGCCCCGAATGTCATGACCAATGAATGTGATGTGCTCATTGCGATCGGGATGCGCTTCGATGACCGTGTCACCGGCCGATTGGACAAATATGCAAAACAGGCTCAGGTCATCCATTTGGATATCGACCCGGCCGAGATCGATAAGAACGTAAAAGCACATGTACCGGTTTGGGGAGACTGTAAAGAAACTTTGCCCCTACTGACCTCACTTGTCAATCAGACGGACCATGCCGAATGGTTGGCGCAATTCCGTGAATTGGAAAAAGAAGAGATCAAAGAAGTTATCCAGGATGAGTTGAACCCGACAGGCGATGTCATGACCATGGGTGAGGTCATCAAGGTCTTGAACGAACTGACCGGTGGTGATGCCGTAGTGGTAACGGATGTGGGCCAGCATCAAATGGTCACGTGCCGTTATGCTAAATTCAACAGCTCCAAATCGAACGTTACTTCAGGAGGCTTGGGAACCATGGGCTTCGGTTTACCGGCAGCCATCGGTGCATGGTACGGTGCTCCGGAACGCGATGTGGTTGCCATTATCGGTGATGGCGGGATTCAGATGACCATCCAGGAGTTGGGTACCATCATGCAATTCGGTGCTAAGGTGAAGATCCTGATCCTGAACAATGAGTTCTTGGGTATGGTGCGCCAGTGGCAGCAACTGTTCCACGACAGAAGATACTCCTTCGTGAATATCACCAGCCCCGATTTCGTCGCTGTGGCCAAAGGATATTACATTGATGGAAATAAGGTCACCGAACGTGAAAAATTAAAGGATGCCCTGAAAACAATGCTCGACCATGATGGCGCCTACTTATTGGAGGTCATGGTGGGTAAAGAGAACAATGTGTTCCCAATGGTTGCCCAGGGAACGAGTGTGTCAGAAATTAGATTGAAGTAA